The proteins below are encoded in one region of Candidatus Bathyarchaeota archaeon A05DMB-5:
- a CDS encoding metallopeptidase — translation MRYVEALDVKRLVDEIVDCLGLFHVVPQFVYCYRSFGSESKRVIARIHGLSRIWQEALRKHAAYVIEVVSERYDQLSEEEKEKTVIHELLHIPKGFSGGFRPHKGYVEKAEVERLHRLFVKRRALKE, via the coding sequence TTGCGTTATGTTGAGGCTTTGGATGTTAAGAGGTTGGTTGATGAGATTGTGGATTGTTTGGGTTTGTTTCATGTTGTGCCGCAGTTCGTTTATTGTTATCGGAGTTTTGGTTCGGAGTCTAAGCGTGTGATTGCTCGTATTCATGGGTTGAGTAGGATTTGGCAGGAGGCGTTGAGGAAGCATGCGGCGTATGTTATTGAGGTTGTTTCTGAGCGGTATGATCAGTTGAGTGAGGAGGAGAAGGAGAAGACGGTGATTCATGAGTTGTTGCATATTCCGAAGGGGTTTTCTGGGGGTTTTCGTCCGCATAAGGGTTATGTTGAGAAGGCGGAAGTGGAACGGCTGCATCGATTATTTGTGAAGCGGAGAGCTTTGAAAGAGTAG
- a CDS encoding OsmC family protein, whose translation MPEFTFEGTAKWKSGTECDLSIKGKHIVTVSPPPEFGGKQGYCVPEEIFAASLASCMNTIFLLIAKNSQLALKNLETKTTVKMNVEGLEKLIFTHVHFDMAIKLEKDDEWNRKKANAVFKMTEKICPLRQSWGEKVPITFKLTFQ comes from the coding sequence ATGCCAGAGTTCACTTTTGAAGGAACAGCCAAATGGAAAAGCGGCACAGAATGCGACCTATCCATAAAGGGCAAACACATTGTCACGGTTAGTCCGCCGCCAGAATTCGGCGGGAAACAAGGCTACTGTGTTCCAGAAGAAATTTTCGCCGCCTCATTAGCCTCATGCATGAACACGATTTTCCTATTAATCGCAAAAAACTCTCAGTTGGCTCTGAAGAATCTGGAAACAAAAACAACCGTGAAAATGAACGTGGAGGGTCTTGAAAAGCTCATCTTCACACACGTTCACTTTGACATGGCGATTAAGCTGGAAAAGGATGACGAATGGAACCGCAAAAAAGCGAACGCAGTCTTTAAAATGACTGAGAAAATATGTCCACTTAGGCAGTCGTGGGGAGAAAAAGTCCCAATAACGTTTAAGCTAACCTTTCAATAG
- a CDS encoding acyl-CoA/acyl-ACP dehydrogenase: MNFELTAEQKMIVEAACDIARDFGPEYWREKDKKHEFPEDFWKSLVEAGFPGIVIPEKYGGGGMGMFEMILAMETLASEGCGLAGEWFLCLSSVFGGLSIVKHGNEAQKQKYLPQIAKGMEFCLALTEPDAGTNTLNISTTAKLEGEEYVVNGQKMFISGADRAKGMLLVTRTTPVDKVAKRTLGLSLFVVDLPNPAVEIIPIEKHGINYSKTFEMYISDLRVPKDCLLGEVDKGWYFVLDTLNPERMSFSAAACGIGLLAIKKAVDYAKERRVFEAPIGSHQAVQFPLADAKAKIEAAHLLNYKAAWLYDKGQECGAEANMAKVAAVEAGISAVYHAMQTFGGYGYAVEYDVERWWREVNLIRLAPVTHQMALAFIGQHVLGLPKSY; encoded by the coding sequence TTGAATTTTGAATTAACAGCCGAGCAGAAAATGATTGTTGAAGCGGCATGCGATATTGCGCGAGATTTTGGTCCTGAATATTGGCGTGAGAAGGATAAGAAGCACGAGTTTCCAGAGGATTTCTGGAAAAGTTTGGTTGAAGCGGGCTTTCCTGGCATTGTGATTCCAGAAAAGTATGGTGGCGGTGGCATGGGCATGTTTGAGATGATTTTGGCTATGGAGACTTTGGCTTCTGAAGGTTGCGGGTTGGCTGGTGAGTGGTTTTTGTGTTTAAGTTCTGTTTTCGGTGGTTTATCCATAGTTAAGCATGGTAATGAGGCACAGAAGCAGAAGTATTTGCCGCAAATTGCTAAGGGAATGGAGTTTTGTTTGGCTTTAACAGAGCCTGATGCTGGAACGAACACGTTAAACATTAGCACCACGGCTAAACTTGAAGGGGAAGAGTATGTGGTTAATGGTCAGAAAATGTTTATTTCTGGTGCTGACCGGGCTAAAGGAATGTTGCTTGTGACGAGAACCACGCCCGTGGATAAGGTTGCTAAGCGCACTTTGGGTTTAAGCCTTTTTGTTGTGGATTTGCCTAATCCTGCTGTGGAGATTATCCCAATAGAGAAGCATGGAATTAACTATTCGAAGACTTTTGAAATGTATATTAGCGACCTTAGAGTGCCCAAGGATTGCCTTTTAGGCGAGGTGGATAAGGGGTGGTATTTTGTTTTGGACACGCTTAATCCAGAGAGAATGAGTTTTTCTGCTGCTGCTTGCGGTATTGGACTTTTGGCGATTAAGAAAGCGGTTGATTACGCGAAAGAACGCAGAGTGTTTGAGGCGCCTATTGGTTCGCATCAAGCTGTTCAGTTTCCGCTTGCTGATGCTAAGGCAAAGATTGAAGCTGCACATTTGCTGAATTATAAGGCTGCTTGGCTTTATGATAAGGGACAAGAATGCGGTGCTGAGGCGAACATGGCTAAGGTTGCTGCTGTAGAAGCGGGCATTAGTGCTGTTTATCATGCAATGCAGACTTTTGGCGGTTACGGTTATGCTGTGGAGTATGATGTTGAGCGGTGGTGGCGCGAAGTAAACTTGATACGCTTAGCGCCAGTGACGCATCAAATGGCTCTGGCGTTCATTGGACAGCACGTGTTAGGCTTGCCTAAGTCCTATTGA
- a CDS encoding DUF5518 domain-containing protein — protein MVIVAIGWALPIIGHFIGGLVAGLIAKGLWKGALAGFLAGILGGLIIAVLIAIGLVALGGLLGGLLGGFIGFLLGLLVAVAAVLLGIFGAIIAAIGGLIGGALAR, from the coding sequence GTGGTTATCGTTGCTATTGGGTGGGCGCTTCCGATAATTGGTCATTTTATTGGCGGATTGGTTGCTGGGTTGATAGCTAAAGGCTTGTGGAAAGGTGCTTTGGCTGGTTTTCTTGCTGGAATTTTGGGAGGGCTCATAATTGCTGTGCTTATAGCTATCGGGTTGGTTGCTTTAGGTGGGCTTTTGGGTGGGTTGCTTGGCGGGTTTATAGGCTTTCTGTTAGGATTACTTGTGGCGGTTGCAGCGGTTCTTCTCGGCATTTTTGGAGCAATAATAGCTGCTATTGGTGGGCTTATAGGCGGAGCATTAGCAAGATAA
- a CDS encoding 2-isopropylmalate synthase (catalyzes condensation of pyruvate and acetyl-CoA to form (R)-citramalate; functions in isoleucine synthesis; belongs to the alpha-IPM synthetase/homocitrate synthase family; it is difficult distinguishing these proteins from enzymes in that family), whose product MRKTIFKKLEAQGLIANYNHYRKNLPPKLPERVFIWDETLREGVQTPTVYLTYVEKVKLAKMLDEMGVALITVGFPAISEEEKSDVRKIANESFQQARLAASARTIKSDIDACLECGIRELMIFTPFNGLNLQYRLKMTKEQVLQKTTESIEYAKKHGATVNFVLEDATRTPIEEIIQIFETAIKAGASRLVIADTVGFLRPLSMRYLISHVREELLEKTKKEIPLSIHCHNDFGLATANTLAAVEEGIAYVHTCIAGFGERAGVAPFEEVVTALELLYNIDTGVDMKKLYRLSQLAEKSFALPIQYHKPIVGDNTFSYEVDEYIHGMLAHPLIYEPFPPEIIERGTTFFFGRQTGRQTVESRLASAGIKATPWQIDEIVRRIRTMQESMDKGGAQMTFYQIKKLMRELRKGLTEEEFWRITEQVTKQKPKLPTPT is encoded by the coding sequence ATGAGAAAAACAATATTCAAAAAACTTGAAGCGCAAGGACTAATAGCAAACTACAACCACTACAGAAAAAACCTGCCTCCAAAACTTCCAGAAAGAGTCTTCATCTGGGACGAAACCCTGAGAGAAGGCGTCCAAACACCCACGGTATATCTAACATACGTTGAAAAGGTAAAACTCGCCAAAATGCTGGACGAAATGGGCGTAGCCCTCATAACTGTTGGATTTCCAGCAATCTCCGAAGAAGAAAAAAGCGACGTTAGAAAAATCGCAAACGAAAGCTTCCAACAAGCACGCCTCGCAGCATCTGCACGCACAATAAAAAGCGACATAGACGCTTGCCTAGAATGCGGAATAAGAGAGCTTATGATATTCACACCTTTCAACGGACTGAACCTTCAATACAGACTAAAAATGACAAAAGAACAAGTACTACAGAAAACCACCGAATCCATAGAATACGCAAAAAAACACGGCGCAACCGTAAACTTTGTTTTAGAAGACGCAACAAGGACACCAATAGAAGAGATTATACAAATCTTCGAAACCGCAATAAAAGCAGGAGCAAGTCGCTTAGTAATAGCAGACACAGTTGGCTTCCTAAGACCCTTATCAATGCGCTATTTGATTTCGCACGTAAGAGAGGAACTCCTAGAAAAAACCAAGAAGGAAATCCCACTTTCCATCCACTGCCACAACGACTTCGGCTTAGCCACAGCAAACACCCTAGCAGCAGTTGAGGAAGGCATAGCCTACGTTCACACGTGCATTGCAGGATTTGGAGAAAGAGCCGGAGTCGCACCATTCGAAGAAGTAGTCACCGCATTAGAACTGCTCTACAACATAGACACAGGCGTAGACATGAAAAAACTTTACAGACTCTCACAGTTAGCCGAAAAAAGCTTTGCATTGCCAATACAATATCACAAGCCCATAGTAGGCGACAACACGTTTTCATACGAAGTCGACGAATACATCCACGGCATGCTCGCTCATCCGCTAATATACGAACCCTTCCCACCCGAAATCATCGAGAGAGGAACAACATTCTTTTTCGGTAGACAAACCGGAAGACAAACAGTAGAAAGCCGTTTGGCATCCGCGGGAATTAAAGCAACACCATGGCAAATAGACGAAATAGTAAGACGAATAAGAACAATGCAGGAAAGCATGGACAAGGGCGGAGCGCAAATGACATTCTACCAAATCAAAAAGCTAATGCGAGAACTAAGGAAAGGGTTAACAGAAGAGGAATTCTGGAGAATTACTGAGCAAGTCACGAAACAAAAACCTAAACTTCCAACACCCACTTGA
- a CDS encoding acetoacetate--CoA ligase, whose product MGRLLWKPSAERTQKANMTKFIDFVNKKHSLKISSYFQLYNWSIENIPKFWSSMWEFGKVICSRKYEKVVDDLNKFPGAKWFVGAKLNFAENLLRYRDNHTAFIFKGENQKTAKITYAELYDKVARLAKSLREIGVAPGDRVVAYMPNLIETATAMLAATSVGAVWASCGAELGVSAVLDRLGQIEPKVLFTADGYWYKGKTFSILSNVERIAKQISSLKKVVVASFAEDEPDVSNIPNAAYYDDFLSKEKRPEIKFEQLPSDHPVYIMFSSGTTGKPKCMVQGAGGILVNHLKELILHTDLKREDVIMYITSCSWMMWNWLLSSLAVGATIVLYDGNPCYPDANAMWRLVQNEQITIFGCSASYINFLKSQNVQPCKDYDLSSLREISQTGSPLSAEGFEYVYKAIKKDLHFNSIAGGTDINGCFTAGSPTLPVYAGELQAPALGMKIKAYDEKGNAVVDKQGELVCEAPAPSMPLYFWNDPNNEKYLDAYFRFYPNKNVWRHGDFIIVHGDTGGVTHCGRSDAVLKPSGVRIGTAEIYNIVEKLPEIADSLAVGQEWKGDQRIILFVKIAPGYSLTEALKDKIRKTLRENASPRHVPALIIEAPDIPYTFNMKKVEIAVWNIIHGKPVINREALINPESLDYFEKILPELQKG is encoded by the coding sequence ATGGGAAGACTGCTTTGGAAACCTTCCGCGGAACGCACACAAAAGGCGAATATGACCAAGTTTATTGATTTTGTTAACAAGAAGCACTCTTTGAAGATAAGTTCTTACTTTCAACTTTACAACTGGTCAATCGAGAACATACCCAAGTTTTGGTCAAGCATGTGGGAGTTCGGTAAGGTTATATGTTCACGCAAATACGAAAAAGTGGTTGACGACTTAAACAAGTTTCCAGGAGCAAAATGGTTTGTTGGAGCAAAACTGAATTTTGCAGAGAACCTTCTAAGATACAGAGACAACCACACAGCTTTCATATTCAAAGGCGAAAACCAAAAAACAGCGAAAATAACCTATGCAGAATTATATGATAAAGTTGCTCGTCTTGCCAAATCACTACGCGAGATAGGCGTTGCTCCGGGAGACCGCGTGGTTGCCTACATGCCGAATTTAATCGAAACAGCCACTGCAATGCTTGCTGCAACAAGCGTCGGTGCAGTGTGGGCTTCATGCGGTGCAGAATTAGGCGTTTCAGCAGTGCTGGACCGTTTGGGTCAGATTGAGCCTAAGGTTTTGTTTACGGCTGATGGGTACTGGTATAAAGGAAAAACCTTCAGTATCTTGTCTAATGTGGAAAGAATCGCTAAGCAGATTTCTTCGCTCAAAAAGGTTGTTGTTGCCTCGTTTGCAGAAGATGAACCAGACGTCAGCAACATTCCTAACGCGGCATATTACGATGACTTCTTGTCGAAGGAGAAACGTCCAGAGATTAAGTTTGAACAGTTGCCTTCTGACCATCCCGTGTACATTATGTTTTCTTCTGGGACGACTGGCAAGCCAAAATGTATGGTGCAAGGAGCAGGCGGAATCCTCGTCAACCATTTAAAAGAACTTATACTTCACACGGATTTGAAACGTGAAGACGTAATCATGTATATTACAAGTTGTAGTTGGATGATGTGGAACTGGCTTTTAAGCTCTTTAGCCGTGGGAGCCACCATAGTGTTGTATGATGGAAACCCATGCTATCCTGACGCTAATGCCATGTGGCGGTTAGTTCAAAATGAACAAATAACCATTTTTGGCTGCAGCGCAAGCTACATAAACTTTCTAAAAAGCCAAAATGTTCAGCCATGCAAAGACTATGATTTGTCTTCGCTTCGTGAAATTTCCCAGACCGGCTCGCCCTTGTCAGCGGAAGGTTTCGAGTACGTTTACAAAGCAATCAAAAAGGATTTGCATTTCAATTCGATAGCCGGCGGCACAGACATCAACGGTTGTTTCACCGCTGGAAGCCCGACTCTTCCAGTATACGCCGGCGAACTGCAAGCTCCAGCGTTAGGGATGAAAATTAAAGCTTATGACGAAAAGGGCAATGCCGTGGTTGATAAGCAGGGAGAGCTTGTTTGTGAAGCACCGGCGCCTTCAATGCCACTTTATTTCTGGAACGACCCAAATAACGAGAAGTATTTAGACGCATACTTCAGATTTTATCCGAACAAAAACGTGTGGCGGCACGGCGACTTCATAATCGTCCACGGCGACACAGGCGGCGTAACCCATTGCGGACGCTCTGATGCTGTTTTAAAGCCTTCCGGAGTGCGCATAGGCACAGCTGAAATCTATAACATCGTGGAGAAACTGCCGGAAATTGCTGACAGCCTAGCAGTTGGGCAAGAATGGAAGGGAGACCAACGCATAATCCTGTTCGTTAAAATTGCTCCGGGATACAGCCTAACAGAGGCTTTGAAAGATAAGATTAGGAAAACTCTGCGAGAAAATGCTTCTCCACGGCACGTGCCAGCTTTAATAATCGAAGCGCCAGACATTCCTTACACTTTTAACATGAAAAAAGTTGAGATTGCCGTTTGGAACATAATTCATGGTAAGCCTGTCATAAATCGAGAGGCTTTGATTAACCCGGAATCTCTTGATTATTTTGAGAAGATTCTTCCGGAACTTCAGAAAGGTTAG
- a CDS encoding 3-oxoadipate--succinyl-CoA transferase subunit B, whose protein sequence is MKKKYAQLGEFTTLELMAVCGARAIKNGEVVFIGTGLPMIAAMLAKRTHAPNAKIVYEAGFIDSNAIDIALSIADSRLGYRASGAIGLIETLGLMLQGGHVDVGFVGAAQIDEYGNINTTYIGPFEKPNVRLPGSGGGNDIVSSAKRIVIIMTHEKRKMVKKLDYMTSPGFINGPGAREKAGLRGVGPSLVVTNLCQMDFEPQTKRVRLAAVHPGVAVEQVLENSGFDLIVPKEVPTTELPTYEELKLLREIDPQGIYIPRNKA, encoded by the coding sequence ATGAAGAAAAAATACGCACAACTCGGCGAATTCACCACATTAGAGCTCATGGCTGTTTGCGGAGCAAGAGCAATAAAAAACGGCGAAGTCGTCTTCATAGGCACTGGACTGCCAATGATAGCTGCAATGCTAGCAAAACGAACACACGCGCCAAACGCAAAAATAGTTTACGAAGCCGGATTCATAGACTCAAACGCCATAGACATCGCCCTATCAATAGCCGACTCAAGACTAGGTTATCGCGCATCAGGCGCAATCGGCTTAATCGAAACATTAGGCTTAATGCTGCAAGGCGGACATGTGGACGTGGGCTTCGTAGGCGCAGCACAAATCGACGAATACGGAAACATAAACACCACGTATATAGGACCCTTCGAAAAGCCAAACGTTAGATTGCCAGGCAGCGGCGGAGGAAACGACATAGTCTCATCAGCCAAACGCATAGTAATCATAATGACTCATGAAAAAAGAAAAATGGTGAAAAAACTCGATTACATGACAAGCCCAGGCTTCATAAACGGACCCGGAGCAAGAGAAAAAGCTGGACTGCGTGGCGTTGGTCCATCGCTTGTTGTTACAAACTTGTGCCAAATGGATTTTGAACCGCAGACTAAAAGAGTTAGATTGGCTGCGGTTCATCCGGGTGTTGCGGTGGAGCAAGTGTTGGAGAATAGTGGCTTTGACTTAATTGTGCCAAAAGAAGTGCCGACAACGGAATTGCCAACTTATGAAGAGCTTAAGCTTCTTAGGGAGATAGACCCTCAAGGCATTTACATACCGAGAAACAAAGCTTAG
- a CDS encoding CoA transferase subunit A: MVEAAVEDKRITLKEAVKLVPDGAHLFWGGFGFQRPPMAFAHELVRQKKRNLTIYTCGSEMDIDILSGAYVVSHFELAFFAIEGIGLAPNIQRRVREGAIQIEDYTNLAMALRFFGGALGVPFMPLKSMLGTDLLAKKKFRPKKAEVITCPFTGEKVVLVPSVRPDFSIVHVSRVDREGNAQIDGIKGEDIEGARAGKKLIVMAEEIVDTEFIRSQPDQTVIPNIYVTHVVECPWGSYPMMVYNYYDYDMEHIRMYYEQCKTEEGWQKYCSEYITSVDDHKDFLRKIGNERLQKLKAKRPLPY; encoded by the coding sequence TTGGTGGAAGCAGCCGTAGAAGACAAACGAATAACGCTGAAGGAAGCAGTAAAGCTTGTTCCAGACGGCGCGCATTTGTTCTGGGGCGGCTTCGGCTTTCAACGTCCTCCTATGGCTTTTGCGCATGAACTTGTGAGACAGAAAAAACGCAACCTCACAATCTACACGTGCGGTTCCGAAATGGACATCGACATATTATCCGGCGCCTACGTGGTTTCACACTTTGAACTAGCATTTTTTGCCATTGAAGGCATAGGCTTAGCGCCAAACATTCAGCGAAGAGTCCGCGAAGGTGCAATCCAAATTGAAGATTACACAAATTTGGCTATGGCTCTGCGTTTCTTTGGCGGAGCGTTAGGCGTTCCGTTCATGCCCTTAAAAAGTATGTTAGGCACAGATTTGCTTGCGAAAAAGAAGTTTAGACCCAAAAAGGCAGAAGTAATCACTTGCCCCTTCACTGGCGAAAAAGTCGTGTTGGTTCCTTCTGTCCGCCCAGACTTCAGCATAGTCCACGTTTCACGCGTTGACCGTGAAGGCAACGCTCAAATAGACGGCATAAAAGGCGAAGACATCGAAGGCGCAAGAGCCGGCAAAAAACTAATCGTTATGGCTGAAGAAATCGTTGACACGGAATTTATCCGCTCTCAACCAGACCAAACAGTCATACCAAACATTTACGTAACGCATGTTGTAGAATGCCCATGGGGCTCGTATCCAATGATGGTTTACAATTATTACGATTACGACATGGAGCACATCCGCATGTACTACGAGCAATGCAAAACAGAAGAAGGCTGGCAAAAATACTGCAGTGAATACATAACAAGCGTAGATGACCATAAAGATTTCCTAAGAAAAATCGGAAACGAAAGACTGCAGAAACTCAAAGCCAAAAGACCGCTTCCATACTAG